A single Anopheles funestus chromosome 2RL, idAnoFuneDA-416_04, whole genome shotgun sequence DNA region contains:
- the LOC125764972 gene encoding chorion peroxidase-like codes for MLTKSVLSFLVIVLVHSVVTIDVVERSSSGFAHQCAASNERCMTRVMCDVEPRARDQLVSCLTADGLDGLCCSFKSELSRKKRSLPYELTEELFNNAVGDGHRVYTRKLENIDRYREVMTSDSAMESLAHRFHGSSFPGELSAEDQAAYEDVFVARSFADALNLTIDERLDLDEMNLESVQRRKRCLPPRPCDPHAKYRSFDGTCNNPVPSRSTWGAAGYPFERLLPPAYEDGVWAPRVHSRVSGRPLASARDISVAVFPDNDHRDRKFNLLLVLFGQFMSHDFTRSASVRMGKQEVQCCNEEHSGALQGDQAHFACMPIAVSPSDPFYSRFGIKCLNFVRLSLARHGKCKLGYGKQVNRITHFIDGSVVYGSSDATAASLRTFNGGGLLSTFPSGEELLPFTKNRDACEPWAEACFRAGDDRANQIVSLTEIHTLFLREHNRVATRLAALNRHWDDEQLYQEARRIVGAELQKIFYNEYLPTIVGHNKARQYGLLDSHKGHTEFYSPEVKPAIFNELSGAAYRFGHSTVDGAFLVQHRHRRSELVPIQEVFLNPSRLLERSFFDDFLFSVMDQPQQQVDDSITFGLTRLLFAGRNPFGSDLASLNIQRGRDHALRPYNDYRKWAGLGRVASFEQFGPVGARLASVYDSPDDVDLWVGGLLEPLAEDGALIGETFSTIISEQFARLKFGDRYYYTNGPKQNPGHFTGEQLNELHKVSLASVICANIDHPEGFSVPPNAFKQPSEHNPPVPCHAMVSMDLTAWSSH; via the exons ATGCTAACCAAAAGTGTGCTTTCGTTTTTAGTGATAGTTTTAGTACATTCCGTCGTAACGATCGACGTTGTAGAACGATCTTCATCCGGATTCGCTCACCAATGTGCTGCGTCAAACGAAAGATGCATGACACGGGTGATGTGTGATGTGGAACCACGTGCACGTGACCAACTCGTATCATGCCTTACCGCTGATGGACTTGATGGATTGTGCTGTAGCTTCAAGAGCGAATTAAGCCGCAAGAAACGTTCTCTGCCGTACGAACTGACCGAGGAACTGTTCAATAATGCCGTTGGAGATGGACATCGTGTCTACACCCGGAAGTTGGAAAACATCGATCGCTACCGAGAGGTTATGACGAGCGATTCCGCCATGGAGTCGCTAGCGCACCGATTCCACGGCTCATCTTTCCCCGGTGAACTGAGCGCGGAAGATCAGGCAGCTTACGAAGACGTATTCGTAGCACGATCCTTTGCCGATGCGCTTAATCTTACCATCGATGAGCGGCTCGATCTTGATGAGATGAACCTGGAAAGCGTACAGCGAAGAAAGCGATGTCTTCCTCCAAGACCCTGCGATCCTCACGCAAAGTATCGATCGTTCGATGGTACTTGTAACAATCCTGTTCCGTCCCGAAGTACCTGGGGTGCAGCTGGTTACCCCTTCGAGCGTTTACTACCGCCGGCATATGAAGATGGTGTGTGGGCTCCAAGAGTGCATTCGAGAGTATCCGGACGTCCCCTGGCCAGTGCACGAGACATCTCGGTAGCGGTTTTCCCGGATAATGATCATCGCGATCGCAAGTTTAATCTTTTGCTGGTGCTTTTCGGACAGTTTATGTCGCACGACTTTACACGTAGTGCTAGTGTGCGGATGG GCAAGCAAGAAGTTCAATGTTGCAATGAGGAACACTCAGGAGCTTTGCAGGGTGATCAGGCTCACTTCGCCTGTATGCCAATCGCCGTCAGTCCGTCCGATCCCTTTTATTCTCGTTTCGGCATCAAATGTCTGAACTTTGTGAGGTTATCCCTTGCCCGGCATGGTAAGTGTAAGTTGGGATACGGTAAGCAGGTGAACAGAATCACCCACTTCATCGATGGTTCCGTTGTGTATGGTTCGAGTGATGCAACGGCCGCTTCCTTGCGTACATTCAACGGTGGGGGCTTGTTAAGTACCTTCCCGTCAGGCGAGGAACTTCTACCATTCACCAAAAATCGGGACGCCTGTGAACCTTGGGCCGAAGCATGCTTCCGTGCCGGAGATGATCGGGCAAACCAGATTGTTTCGCTCACGGAAATACATACTCTATTCCTGCGGGAACATAACCGAGTGGCAACACGCTTAGCGGCACTGAATCGTCACTGGGATGATGAGCAGCTGTATCAAGAAGCTCGTCGCATCGTTGGTGCggaattgcagaaaattttctacaaCGAATATTTGCCCACTATCGTGGGCCACAACAAGGCACGGCAGTATGGGCTGCTGGATAGTCACAAAGGGCACACGGAATTCTACAGCCCAGAAGTGAAACCGGCCATCTTCAATGAGCTTTCGGGAGCAGCATATCGATTTGGGCATTCTACCGTCGATGGAGCGTTTTT ggTTCAACATCGTCATCGCCGTTCGGAACTGGTTCCAATTCAGGAAGTGTTTCTCAACCCATCCCGTCTGCTGGAACGATCGTTTTTCGACGATTTTCTGTTTTCGGTTATGGATCAACCGCAACAACAGGTTGACGATTCCATCACATTTGGGCTGACGAGACTTCTGTTTGCGGGACGCAACCCGTTCGGATCGGATCTGGCCTCGCTAAACATACAGCGTGGTCGTGATCATGCACTGCGCCCGTACAACGACTATCGCAAATGGGCCGGTCTGGGTCGTGTCGCTAGTTTCGAACAGTTTGGCCCTGTCGGTGCACGGTTGGCCAGTGTGTACGACTCTCCGGATGATGTGGATCTTTGGGTGGGTGGATTGCTCGAACCTCTGGCAGAGGATGGAGCATTAATCGGTGAAACGTTCTCCACCATCATCAGCGAGCAGTTTGCTCGGCTTAAGTTTGGCGATCGTTACTACTACACAAATGGGCCGAAACAGAATCCTGGCCATTTTACCGGTGAGCAGTTGAATGAATTGCATAAAGTATCGCTCGCGTCAGTTATTTGTGCAAACATCGACCATCCGGAAGGGTTTTCAGTACCGCCAAATGCGTTTAAGCAGCCGAGTGAACACAATCCGCCCGTTCCCTGCCATGCGATGGTTTCGATGGATCTGACTGCCTGGAGCAGTCACTAG
- the LOC125764964 gene encoding chorion peroxidase-like yields MFGQLSNTILAEANDRKMKHSILALGVTIVLCISETLATIDGMRANDLHTQSEANATQSQVSCPPHSFCVRLLQCPEVDRMAIVRYLSRPPHLRPPTERRWENSVWRRCTLLNGEFNGICCPSTPAIQNSTNGSPSVSNMSYHEREQLLQRAQKIAYQEMEKFFTEVDLLDDMSPVTHGHGGLSLPDDVLSPELVQEGLQEVLTWQTLEKITNGTATVQHFQRPKRCLVGPPCEKGHSRYRRFDGRCNNVEPGGSLWGSAGYPMERLLPPAYGDGIWAPRIVSHTGRYLPSARKLSSTLFADLNHPHASRNVLFMQFGQFLAHDFSRNKAIEIKAKCCTEDGTGRVKNAPPGCMPIPVSSGDDFYSQHGVRCIHFMRSAVAPMRDCGAVGHGRQMSGVSHFIDGSPIYGTSSKQAHELRAHEGGRLKSLFHKRFHNELPPPDRSKDSCDPGAEMCFLTGDGRSNQLISLVAVHTLFLREHNRLARRLQQLNPHWSDGTVFQEARRIVVAQLQHIAFGEYLPKVIGPRYTSLYRLHLPDYGTYSEFYNHHTNPAVSSEFTVAAFRFGHSTVPSKLELKDGPVDTWRTFLNPTRFREKHFYDDLLEALQHQPMQSVDELFSTSLTRFLDVKPGKQYGVDLAAINIQRGRDHAVRPYNDYRRLGGKVSASSFDDFGTELGKKLRSLYSHPDDVDLYVGGVLEPPVDGGVVGETFAELIADQFSKFQHGDRYFYSNGPETNPGHFTLPQLKEIQRVTMASLICANAGDPHRMHVLPDAFGLPHDGNRPVDCTAHEIPRLDLSWWRD; encoded by the exons atGTTCGGTCAATTATCGAACACCATACTGGCAGAAGCGAACGACCGAAAGATGAAACACTCCATACTAGCGCTCGGTGTAACGATAGTACTTTGCATTTCCGAAACGCTGGCCACGATCGATGGTATGCGTGCGAATGATTTACACACCCAGTCCGAAGCCAACG CTACTCAGTCACAGGTCTCTTGTCCACCGCACAGCTtctgtgtgcgtttgttgcAATGTCCGGAAGTCGATCGAATGGCCATCGTCCGCTACCTCTCACGTCCACCGCACTTACGTCCACCAACCGAACGTCGCTGGGAAAATTCGGTTTGGCGTCGATGTACGCTACTGAATGGAGAATTTAATGGCATTTGTTGTCCGTCAACACCAGCTATTCAAAATAGCACCAACGGATCGCCTTCAGTGTCGAACATGTCATACCACGAACGAGAACAACTTTTACAACGCGCACAGAAAATTGCATaccaagaaatggaaaaattcttCACCGAAGTTGATTTGCTCGACGACATGTCCCCGGTTACACACGGCCACGGTGGATTGTCCTTACCGGACGATGTACTTTCACCGGAGCTGGTACAGGAAGGGTTGCAGGAGGTGCTGACATGGCAGACTCTCGAGAAGAT CACGAACGGAACGGCAACAGTACAACATTTCCAACGACCGAAGCGTTGTCTGGTGGGGCCACCATGTGAGAAGGGACACTCACGCTACCGTCGCTTTGATGGACGCTGCAATAATGTTGAACCGGGCGGAAGTCTTTGGGGTTCGGCAGGATATCCGATGGAACGTTTACTTCCGCCAGCGTACGGTGATGGGATCTGGGCGCCACGCATTGTCTCCCACACCGGGCGTTATCTACCGTCGGCTCGCAAACTGTCGTCCACACTGTTTGCCGATCTGAACCATCCGCACGCGTCCCGTAACGTACTGTTCATGCAGTTTGGACAGTTTCTGGCACACGATTTTTCGCGCAATAAAGCGATCGAAATAAAGGCCAAGTGCTGCACGGAGGATGGGACGGGCCGGGTAAAGAATGCTCCCCCCGGGTGTATGCCAATTCCGGTGTCCAGTGGAGATGATTTCTACTCTCAGCACGGGGTTCGTTGTATACACTTCATGCGATCAGCTGTGGCACCGATGCGAGACTGTGGTGCCGTAGGTCACGGTAGACAAATGTCCGGCGTAAGTCACTTCATCGATGGTTCACCTATATATGGTACCAGCAGCAAGCAAGCACACGAACTGCGGGCTCACGAAGGTGGCCGTTTAAAGTCCCTGTTTCACAAACGGTTTCACAACGAGCTGCCACCGCCCGATCGATCGAAGGATTCTTGTGATCCGGGTGCAGAGATGTGCTTCTTAACGGGGGATGGCCGTTCAAACCAGCTGATCTCACTTGTCGCCGTTCACACACTATTTCTGCGTGAACATAACCGACTGGCAAGGCGTTTGCAGCAATTGAATCCACACTGGAGTGATGGTACGGTGTTCCAGGAGGCTCGACGAATAGTTGTCGCCCAGTTACAGCACATCGCTTTTGGTGAATATCTGCCCAAAGTTATTGGACCACGGTATACATCGCTTTATCGCTTACATTTGCCCGATTATGGAACATACAGTGAGTTCTACAACCATCACACGAATCCTGCCGTATCGAGCGAGTTTACTGTAGCAGCATTCCGGTTCGGACACTCTACGGTACCTTCCAAGCTGGA ACTAAAGGATGGTCCTGTCGATACGTGGCGTACCTTTCTCAACCCGACGAGATTTCGCGAGAAACACTTCTACGATGATCTTCTTGAGGCGCTACAACACCAACCGATGCAGTCCGTGGATGAACTATTTTCTACCAGTTTGACACGCTTTCTTGATGTTAAGCCGGGCAAACAGTATGGTGTCGATTTGGCCGCCATAAACATTCAGCGCGGACGGGATCATGCCGTTCGACCGTACAATGATTATCGCCGCTTGGGAGGTAAAGTAAGTGCCAGCTCGTTCGATGATTTTGGAACCGAGTTGGGTAAGAAGTTACGCTCACTCTACTCCCACCCGGACGATGTGGATCTGTACGTGGGCGGTGTTCTAGAACCTCCGGTTGACGGGGGTGTTGTTGGGGAAACATTTGCCGAACTGATCGCCGATCAATTCTCAAAGTTTCAGCATGGTGATCGGTACTTTTATAGCAACGGACCCGAAACCAATCCGGGCCATTTTACGTTACCCCAGCTGAAGGAAATTCAGCGCGTGACTATGGCCTCGTTGATATGTGCTAATGCAGGCGATCCACATCGGATGCACGTGTTGCCGGATGCATTTGGTCTTCCGCACGATGGCAATCGGCCGGTGGATTGTACGGCACACGAGATTCCCAGGCTGGACCTGAGCTGGTGGAGGGATTAG
- the LOC125764946 gene encoding thyrotropin receptor isoform X2, protein MTVRLDRAGRQYHRTVGVWLWSVGILLAGSRLLAVVETTASVAVTTHANVIIPVGGKLVSVMPDGTGDASNNNASVLLDIGNGTYRQQAREEPAPDGLETGTVPVIELKRGQCRCWNSTEEALGEVQCRCLGQSIVRVPQKLTGMQRLTLEKVGIKRLRTNALTVYADTLQDLFFIYLREFHRIEPAAFSRLRHLRTLYIAHAPKLEFLPADVFEGISMKLKTLRIIHSGLLAVPDLRVLSDHIIMHMVDLDGNQIREIYERSIQLKTDELILDNNALTEIHGSAFHGSEIAKLSIKMNYKLKEIHEKAFVGINNIRELDLSGTAIEELPTEGLSELETLRIQHTHSLKTIPSVYNFKNLRTAYLTHSFHCCAFKFPARHDPDAHERNLKKFYEVQHRCIANGYSTPHFKLEVPSSAETPLVLDGDGADSGLERSNRNRRSPDFRSWFRLTASDETEERPARTELLQKGIDLSDKRMGEIVDDSYLLPITGHPVDDAGDQTMGGGLYTENPLLGEFHETVAQISSMEALCGNLTPMILDVKCYPMPDALNPCEDVMGSHWLRGSVWVVVLLAVFGNVAVVVVLFSNRSDLTVPKFLICNLAFADLCMGLYLLLIASIDAHSMGEYFNYAFDWQYGVGCKVAGFLTVFASHLSIFTLTIVTLERWFAITHAIYLNRRIKLSAAMYIMIVGWMYAITMASMPLFGISNYSSTSICLPMEARDSLDIAYLLTVLVVNGCGFVVIVVCYAQIYLSLGKETRQAARTAHSGEMTVAKKMALLVFTNFACWAPIAFFGLTAIAGYPLIGVSKSKILLVFFYPLNSCANPYLYAILTVQYRKDLFSLLAKLHQHEVP, encoded by the exons atgacAGTGCGCTTGGACCGTGCTGGGAGACAGTATCACCGTACGGTGGGTGTTTGGTTGTGGTCAGTCGGTATCCTGCTGGCAGGAAGTCGCCTACTGGCGGTGGTGGAAACTACCGCAAGTGTTGCGGTTACGACGCACGCCAATGTGATCATCCCGGTCGGCGGAAAGCTGGTATCGGTGATGCCGGACGGAACCGGTGACGCTAGTAACAACAATGCGTCAGTCCTGCTGGACATCGGCAATGGCACGTACAGGCAACAGGCGCGTGAAGAACCGGCACCGGATGGGTTGGAAACGGGCACGGTGCCGGTGATAGAGCTGAAACGGGGCCAATGCCGTTGCTGGAATTCGACCGAGGAAGCGTTGGGTGAGGTACAGTGCCGTTGCCTCGGGCAATCGATAGTGCGTGTGCCACAGAAGCTGACCGGCATGCAACGGTTGACGCTGGAAAAGGTTGGCATCAAGCGGTTGCGTACCAACGCGCTGACGGTGTATGCGGACACGTTGCAGGATCTGTTCTTCATCTACCTGCGGGAATTTCATCGCATCGAACCGGCCGCCTTCTCACGGTTACGCCACCTTCGTACGCTCTACATTGCACACGCACCAAAGCTCGAATTTCTACCCGCGGATGTGTTTGAAGGAATTTCGATGAAGCTGAAAACGTT GAGGATTATACACAGCGGACTGCTCGCCGTGCCTGACCTGCGCGTTCTCTCCGACCACATAATCATGCATATGGT TGATTTGGATGGAAATCAGATTCGCGAAATTTACGAACGATCGATACAACTGAAGACTGACGAGCT AATTCTCGACAATAATGCCCTGACGGAAATACACGGATCGGCATTCCACGGATCGGAAATAGCGAAACT GAGTATTAAAATGAACTACAAGTTGAAAGAAATCCATGAAAAAGCGTTCGTGGGTATAAATAACATAAGAGAGCT CGATCTGTCCGGGACTGCTATTGAAGAACTACCTACGGAGGGTTTGTCAGAGCTGGAAACACTACGCATACAGCATACACACTCACTGAAAACTATTCCATCGGTGTACAACTTTAAG AACCTGCGGACCGCCTACCTGACACATTCGTTTCACTGCTGTGCATTTAAGTTCCCGGCCCGTCACGACCCGGACGCCCACGAGCGCAATCTGAAGAAGTTCTACGAAGTGCAGCATCGGTGCATCGCGAACGGATATTCAACGCCACACTTCAAGCTGGAGGTACCATCCAGTGCGGAAACACCGCTCGTGCTCGATGGTGATGGTGCCGACAGTGGGTTAGAGCGAAGCAATCGTAATCGTCGTTCGCCAGACTTTCGCAGCTGGTTCCGGCTGACGGCGAGTGATGAGACCGAGGAACGGCCGGCTAGAACGGAATTGTTGCAGAAGGGTATCGATTTGTCGGATAAAAGGATGGGTGAGATAGTGGACGATTCCTACCTGCTGCCTATTACTGGGCATCCGGTGGATGATGCGGGCGATCAAACGATGGGCGGTGGACTGTACACGGAAAATCCACTTTTGGGCGAGTTCCACGAGACGGTAGCACAAATTTCTTCGATGGAGGCATTGTGTGGTAATTTAACGCCAAT GATCTTGGATGTAAAGTGTTATCCAATGCCGGACGCATTAAACCCATGCGAAGACGTCATGGGATCCCATTGGCTACGGGGATCGGTGTGGGTGGTGGTGCTGCTAGCCGTATTTGGCAACGTGGCAGTGGTTGTCGTTCTATTCTCCAACCGTAGCGATCTGACAGTGCCAAAGTTCCTGATCTGCAATTTAGCATTTGCTGACCTTTGCATGGGTCTATACTTGCTCTTGATCGCTTCGATCGATGCACACTCTATGGGTGAATACTTTAACTATGCGTTCGATTGGCAGTACGGTGTTGGGTGTAAGGTGGCCGGTTTTCTGACCGTCTTCGCCAGCCACTTGTCGATCTTTACGCTCACGATCGTTACGCTCGAGCGATGGTTTGCGATCACCCATGCGATCTATTTGAATCGGCGCATCAAACTGTCAGCGGCCATGTACATCATGATCGTTGGCTGGATGTATGCAATCACGATGGCATCGATGCCACTGTTTGGCATCAGTAACTATTCGTCCACCTCGATCTGTCTGCCGATGGAGGCACGGGATAGTTTGGACATTGCCTATCTGCTTACGGTGCTGGTCGTGAatggttgtggttttgtcGTGATCGTTGTTTGCTACGCCCAGATTTATTTGTCTCTGGGCAAGGAAACGCGTCAGGCAGCTCGTACCGCACACAGCGGTGAGATGACGGTTGCGAAAAAGATGGCCTTGTTGGTGTTTACCAACTTTGCCTGCTGGGCACCGATTGCATTCTTTGGACTAACAGCGATCGCCGGCTATCCACTGATTGGTGTTAGCAAGTCGAAAATTTTGCTAGTATTTTTCTATCCCCTCAACTCGTGTGCCAACCCGTACCTTTACGCTATCTTAACTGTCCAATATCGGAAAGATCTCTTTTCCCTGCTCGCAAA GTTGCACCAGCACGAGGTTCCGTGA
- the LOC125764946 gene encoding thyrotropin receptor isoform X1 translates to MTVRLDRAGRQYHRTVGVWLWSVGILLAGSRLLAVVETTASVAVTTHANVIIPVGGKLVSVMPDGTGDASNNNASVLLDIGNGTYRQQAREEPAPDGLETGTVPVIELKRGQCRCWNSTEEALGEVQCRCLGQSIVRVPQKLTGMQRLTLEKVGIKRLRTNALTVYADTLQDLFFIYLREFHRIEPAAFSRLRHLRTLYIAHAPKLEFLPADVFEGISMKLKTLRIIHSGLLAVPDLRVLSDHIIMHMVDLDGNQIREIYERSIQLKTDELILDNNALTEIHGSAFHGSEIAKLSIKMNYKLKEIHEKAFVGINNIRELDLSGTAIEELPTEGLSELETLRIQHTHSLKTIPSVYNFKNLRTAYLTHSFHCCAFKFPARHDPDAHERNLKKFYEVQHRCIANGYSTPHFKLEVPSSAETPLVLDGDGADSGLERSNRNRRSPDFRSWFRLTASDETEERPARTELLQKGIDLSDKRMGEIVDDSYLLPITGHPVDDAGDQTMGGGLYTENPLLGEFHETVAQISSMEALCGNLTPMILDVKCYPMPDALNPCEDVMGSHWLRGSVWVVVLLAVFGNVAVVVVLFSNRSDLTVPKFLICNLAFADLCMGLYLLLIASIDAHSMGEYFNYAFDWQYGVGCKVAGFLTVFASHLSIFTLTIVTLERWFAITHAIYLNRRIKLSAAMYIMIVGWMYAITMASMPLFGISNYSSTSICLPMEARDSLDIAYLLTVLVVNGCGFVVIVVCYAQIYLSLGKETRQAARTAHSGEMTVAKKMALLVFTNFACWAPIAFFGLTAIAGYPLIGVSKSKILLVFFYPLNSCANPYLYAILTVQYRKDLFSLLANYGLCTQRAQQYKMTYSMPTNTFQVAPARGSVNYNSSNNGTLTSAAGMALASTINTDTITTTITCGSVVLSSNGNPANGAATGGASTTNGTNANGTNVRSSVVEDETFL, encoded by the exons atgacAGTGCGCTTGGACCGTGCTGGGAGACAGTATCACCGTACGGTGGGTGTTTGGTTGTGGTCAGTCGGTATCCTGCTGGCAGGAAGTCGCCTACTGGCGGTGGTGGAAACTACCGCAAGTGTTGCGGTTACGACGCACGCCAATGTGATCATCCCGGTCGGCGGAAAGCTGGTATCGGTGATGCCGGACGGAACCGGTGACGCTAGTAACAACAATGCGTCAGTCCTGCTGGACATCGGCAATGGCACGTACAGGCAACAGGCGCGTGAAGAACCGGCACCGGATGGGTTGGAAACGGGCACGGTGCCGGTGATAGAGCTGAAACGGGGCCAATGCCGTTGCTGGAATTCGACCGAGGAAGCGTTGGGTGAGGTACAGTGCCGTTGCCTCGGGCAATCGATAGTGCGTGTGCCACAGAAGCTGACCGGCATGCAACGGTTGACGCTGGAAAAGGTTGGCATCAAGCGGTTGCGTACCAACGCGCTGACGGTGTATGCGGACACGTTGCAGGATCTGTTCTTCATCTACCTGCGGGAATTTCATCGCATCGAACCGGCCGCCTTCTCACGGTTACGCCACCTTCGTACGCTCTACATTGCACACGCACCAAAGCTCGAATTTCTACCCGCGGATGTGTTTGAAGGAATTTCGATGAAGCTGAAAACGTT GAGGATTATACACAGCGGACTGCTCGCCGTGCCTGACCTGCGCGTTCTCTCCGACCACATAATCATGCATATGGT TGATTTGGATGGAAATCAGATTCGCGAAATTTACGAACGATCGATACAACTGAAGACTGACGAGCT AATTCTCGACAATAATGCCCTGACGGAAATACACGGATCGGCATTCCACGGATCGGAAATAGCGAAACT GAGTATTAAAATGAACTACAAGTTGAAAGAAATCCATGAAAAAGCGTTCGTGGGTATAAATAACATAAGAGAGCT CGATCTGTCCGGGACTGCTATTGAAGAACTACCTACGGAGGGTTTGTCAGAGCTGGAAACACTACGCATACAGCATACACACTCACTGAAAACTATTCCATCGGTGTACAACTTTAAG AACCTGCGGACCGCCTACCTGACACATTCGTTTCACTGCTGTGCATTTAAGTTCCCGGCCCGTCACGACCCGGACGCCCACGAGCGCAATCTGAAGAAGTTCTACGAAGTGCAGCATCGGTGCATCGCGAACGGATATTCAACGCCACACTTCAAGCTGGAGGTACCATCCAGTGCGGAAACACCGCTCGTGCTCGATGGTGATGGTGCCGACAGTGGGTTAGAGCGAAGCAATCGTAATCGTCGTTCGCCAGACTTTCGCAGCTGGTTCCGGCTGACGGCGAGTGATGAGACCGAGGAACGGCCGGCTAGAACGGAATTGTTGCAGAAGGGTATCGATTTGTCGGATAAAAGGATGGGTGAGATAGTGGACGATTCCTACCTGCTGCCTATTACTGGGCATCCGGTGGATGATGCGGGCGATCAAACGATGGGCGGTGGACTGTACACGGAAAATCCACTTTTGGGCGAGTTCCACGAGACGGTAGCACAAATTTCTTCGATGGAGGCATTGTGTGGTAATTTAACGCCAAT GATCTTGGATGTAAAGTGTTATCCAATGCCGGACGCATTAAACCCATGCGAAGACGTCATGGGATCCCATTGGCTACGGGGATCGGTGTGGGTGGTGGTGCTGCTAGCCGTATTTGGCAACGTGGCAGTGGTTGTCGTTCTATTCTCCAACCGTAGCGATCTGACAGTGCCAAAGTTCCTGATCTGCAATTTAGCATTTGCTGACCTTTGCATGGGTCTATACTTGCTCTTGATCGCTTCGATCGATGCACACTCTATGGGTGAATACTTTAACTATGCGTTCGATTGGCAGTACGGTGTTGGGTGTAAGGTGGCCGGTTTTCTGACCGTCTTCGCCAGCCACTTGTCGATCTTTACGCTCACGATCGTTACGCTCGAGCGATGGTTTGCGATCACCCATGCGATCTATTTGAATCGGCGCATCAAACTGTCAGCGGCCATGTACATCATGATCGTTGGCTGGATGTATGCAATCACGATGGCATCGATGCCACTGTTTGGCATCAGTAACTATTCGTCCACCTCGATCTGTCTGCCGATGGAGGCACGGGATAGTTTGGACATTGCCTATCTGCTTACGGTGCTGGTCGTGAatggttgtggttttgtcGTGATCGTTGTTTGCTACGCCCAGATTTATTTGTCTCTGGGCAAGGAAACGCGTCAGGCAGCTCGTACCGCACACAGCGGTGAGATGACGGTTGCGAAAAAGATGGCCTTGTTGGTGTTTACCAACTTTGCCTGCTGGGCACCGATTGCATTCTTTGGACTAACAGCGATCGCCGGCTATCCACTGATTGGTGTTAGCAAGTCGAAAATTTTGCTAGTATTTTTCTATCCCCTCAACTCGTGTGCCAACCCGTACCTTTACGCTATCTTAACTGTCCAATATCGGAAAGATCTCTTTTCCCTGCTCGCAAA CTACGGTCTCTGCACGCAACGGGCACAACAGTACAAAATGACCTATTCGATGCCCACCAACACATTCCAGGTTGCACCAGCACGAGGTTCCGTGAactacaacagcagcaacaatggAACTCTGACGTCGGCGGCCGGCATGGCATTGGCCAGCACCATCAATACGGACacgatcaccaccaccattacgTGCGGCAGTGTGGTACTGAGCTCGAACGGTAACCCTGCCAATGGGGCTGCGACCGGTGGAGCAAGCACAACCAATGGGACGAACGCGAACGGGACGAACGTCAGATCCAGTGTCGTGGAGGACGAAACATTTCTCTGA